The genome window ATCAATAACCGGTTTCAGTTTCTTCTGACCAACAAGATTTGTAACCGTAAGTAAATCACGGCGAGTCCCCATTACAGAGCCCATAATCGTCTGCTGACGCATGAAAATAAATCTGAGGTCAATCTTGACTTCCGGGCCTGTTGTCGCACCACATGTAACAAGCCTGCCATTTTTTGCAAGCGATGCGATGCTCTTATCCCACGTTGCAGGACCTGCATGCTCATACACGACATCCACTCCCCTGCCATAGGTAATCTCCTTTACCCTGTGAGAAAAGTCATCCCGCGAGTGATTGATGACCTCATCTGCACCGAGCTTTTTCGCAAGTTCAAGCTTTTCATCACTTCCTGCAGTAGCAATAACGCGGGCACCGGCAAGTTTAGCTATCTGAACAGCAACTGAACCTATACCACTTCCAGCACCGATTATCAGTACATCCTCTCCCGGTGCAAGCCCAGCCCTTGTTATCAGCATATGCCATGATGTGACGAATGTCAGAGGAAAGGCCGCAGCCTCTTCAAATGATATACCATCAGGAATTGGGATAATATTTATAGCAGGGGCCTTCGCATACTCAGCATATCCCCCGTCCACCTGACCACCAATGATCCGAAAGGTTTCACAAAGATTGTCCATGCCGGAAAGACAGTATGAACACTTAAAACAACTAAGACCCGGGGCTATAATAACCCTGTCACCTGGCTTTATACGTCCTTTATCAACATCATCTCCAACACATTCTACAACACCCGCTATATCACAACCTGATATATGAGGCAAAGTCAGCTTGTACGCTGGTATCCCCTGCCTAACCCATATATCGAGATGATTAAGACCACATGCCCTGACACGGACCAGAACTTCAT of Nitrospirota bacterium contains these proteins:
- a CDS encoding zinc-binding dehydrogenase → MKASIFTEFGGPEKLHYEDVPVPSIGRDEVLVRVRACGLNHLDIWVRQGIPAYKLTLPHISGCDIAGVVECVGDDVDKGRIKPGDRVIIAPGLSCFKCSYCLSGMDNLCETFRIIGGQVDGGYAEYAKAPAINIIPIPDGISFEEAAAFPLTFVTSWHMLITRAGLAPGEDVLIIGAGSGIGSVAVQIAKLAGARVIATAGSDEKLELAKKLGADEVINHSRDDFSHRVKEITYGRGVDVVYEHAGPATWDKSIASLAKNGRLVTCGATTGPEVKIDLRFIFMRQQTIMGSVMGTRRDLLTVTNLVGQKKLKPVIDSSYPLSEARMAQERMLNRENFGKIILIP